In Topomyia yanbarensis strain Yona2022 chromosome 2, ASM3024719v1, whole genome shotgun sequence, one DNA window encodes the following:
- the LOC131681458 gene encoding uncharacterized protein LOC131681458 isoform X2 produces MLDREMGFSIIRIRDSDKDMDSCPVLRTSVYQIEVHSTNEIFEITAEHNSTNSGNCRNKLKFLRLLNEQKITRIRYLKDNVSGEFEELADEEFQEFCVTFDRGNFRVLDSKLSYSFDEDEDPSDDHYTELIEFHIQIVATGKEYLVNMAGISRGIEATSIEPRTHPLPSKMLLSLLGGGNYSKIQKIVR; encoded by the exons ATGTTGGATCGTGA GATGGGCTTTTCTATCATTCGCATACGCGATAGTGACAAAGATATGGATTCTTGTCCTGTTCTGCGAACAAGTGTGTATCAAATAGAAGTACACTCGACTaatgagatatttgaaattactGCCGAGCACAACTCAACTAATTCAGGCAACTGTCGGAATAAGCTAAAATTTCTACGTTTgctaaatgaacaaaaaattacaaGAATTCGGTACTTAAAAGATAATGTAAGTGGTGAGTTCGAAGAATTAGCAGATGAGGAGTTTCAGGAATTCTGTGTTACATTTGACAG GGGgaattttcgtgttttggatAGCAAGTTATCTTACAGCTTCGATGAAGATGAAGACCCCAGCGATGATCATTATACTGAACTCATAGAGTTTCATATACAGATAGTAGCTACTGGAAAGGAGTATCTTGTGAATATGGCCGGTATATCTAGAGGCATCGAGGCTACATCAATCGAACCAAGAACACACCCGCTACCTTCAAAAATGCTACTCTCGTTGCTCGGCGGTGGGAAttattccaaaattcaaaaaattgtcagaTGA
- the LOC131681458 gene encoding uncharacterized protein LOC131681458 isoform X1: MFHNCSAQLHSIEMNQAEAMVTDLTSDAAFKLAQSLLNVGSMGFSIIRIRDSDKDMDSCPVLRTSVYQIEVHSTNEIFEITAEHNSTNSGNCRNKLKFLRLLNEQKITRIRYLKDNVSGEFEELADEEFQEFCVTFDRGNFRVLDSKLSYSFDEDEDPSDDHYTELIEFHIQIVATGKEYLVNMAGISRGIEATSIEPRTHPLPSKMLLSLLGGGNYSKIQKIVR, translated from the exons ATGTTCCACAATTGCTCCGCACAATTGCACTCAATTGAAATGAATCAAGCCGAAGCAATGGTTACGGATTTGACTTCCGATGCAGCTTTCAAATTAGCTCAATCATTATTGAATGTTGGATC GATGGGCTTTTCTATCATTCGCATACGCGATAGTGACAAAGATATGGATTCTTGTCCTGTTCTGCGAACAAGTGTGTATCAAATAGAAGTACACTCGACTaatgagatatttgaaattactGCCGAGCACAACTCAACTAATTCAGGCAACTGTCGGAATAAGCTAAAATTTCTACGTTTgctaaatgaacaaaaaattacaaGAATTCGGTACTTAAAAGATAATGTAAGTGGTGAGTTCGAAGAATTAGCAGATGAGGAGTTTCAGGAATTCTGTGTTACATTTGACAG GGGgaattttcgtgttttggatAGCAAGTTATCTTACAGCTTCGATGAAGATGAAGACCCCAGCGATGATCATTATACTGAACTCATAGAGTTTCATATACAGATAGTAGCTACTGGAAAGGAGTATCTTGTGAATATGGCCGGTATATCTAGAGGCATCGAGGCTACATCAATCGAACCAAGAACACACCCGCTACCTTCAAAAATGCTACTCTCGTTGCTCGGCGGTGGGAAttattccaaaattcaaaaaattgtcagaTGA